From the Neorhodopirellula lusitana genome, one window contains:
- a CDS encoding heavy-metal-associated domain-containing protein produces MSKLFRSTGFVAGLMLLAVSIFAHSPAQAASAEKTNIVMTVGEMCGGCVTKITKRFDGVAGVAKVQCSIEKKSVTLIPKKDVRLSPKGVWEIMESIGKTPKKMVTPTGTFTSKPNA; encoded by the coding sequence ATGTCAAAGTTGTTTCGCAGTACTGGCTTCGTGGCTGGTCTGATGTTGCTAGCGGTTTCGATCTTCGCCCATTCACCAGCCCAAGCGGCGTCGGCTGAAAAGACGAATATCGTGATGACAGTTGGCGAGATGTGTGGCGGTTGCGTGACGAAGATCACCAAGCGTTTTGATGGTGTTGCCGGAGTTGCCAAAGTGCAGTGCAGCATTGAAAAGAAGTCCGTCACCCTAATCCCCAAGAAGGACGTTCGGCTCAGCCCGAAAGGTGTTTGGGAAATCATGGAGAGCATTGGCAAGACTCCGAAAAAGATGGTGACACCGACCGGCACCTTCACTTCGAAGCCGAATGCCTAA
- a CDS encoding zinc-ribbon domain containing protein, with the protein MTRRRQKRDIAKGRLPPGAVAADCSKQVLGSSFASWRSFYVDVEFSCKDCGRLQVWSARDQKWFYEVAKGSLLATAVRCRECRNRLRDRKEIQRQQMEAAEDRRRDPAGS; encoded by the coding sequence ATGACCCGACGTCGTCAAAAACGAGATATCGCCAAGGGCAGGCTCCCGCCAGGAGCCGTTGCGGCGGACTGCTCGAAGCAGGTGTTGGGGAGTTCGTTTGCAAGTTGGAGATCGTTCTATGTCGACGTCGAATTCAGTTGCAAGGATTGCGGACGCCTGCAGGTGTGGTCCGCGCGAGACCAGAAGTGGTTCTATGAAGTGGCCAAAGGATCTTTGCTCGCAACGGCGGTCCGTTGCCGTGAATGCCGCAATCGTTTGCGTGACCGGAAAGAAATTCAGCGACAACAAATGGAAGCGGCTGAAGACCGGCGGCGTGATCCGGCCGGTTCGTGA
- a CDS encoding MFS transporter, with amino-acid sequence MATASTNDSSPEYPDGKIPIVPKEYLLAFILTTCCFALWGFANDFTNPLVKVYENVFIITTSQASWLQFAFYTGYFCMALPAVFFIRKFSYKAAIMVGFAFYAIGALLAVPAASTATFGLFLLGSYILTYGLAFLETACNPYILAMGPKETATQRLNLAQAFNPIGSLVGMSVATLVLAPQLMTGDFRTKLGEGNPEYTQHLVLDADAAADATKTLADGNVVKVYTELPDFKSEVGALDGAVPNAMKSYRVNDPEGFQAMQSADLHSVKKPYIIVAAVVTVFLLIFFFAKMPTFKQEEEDAPFMEIVSRIFKRANFREGVFAQAFYVGAQIMCWTFIVHYGMEQVGISLGQAQAWNIIAMIIFLCSRWVCTGLLRFISPGKMLFVFALGALAFTVGAITLKGDNFTIGLPTFLHSLIGTELVGNTGLLSLVMISACMSLMFPTIYGIALSGMAEEESKLGSAFLIMSIVGGALLTKLQGGMIDNYGIRTSFWLPAICFVMIALFGFRTFIQFEKQPALPSKS; translated from the coding sequence ATGGCGACAGCATCCACGAACGATTCGTCTCCCGAATACCCTGACGGCAAGATACCGATCGTCCCGAAGGAATACCTGCTGGCGTTCATCCTGACGACCTGCTGTTTTGCATTGTGGGGCTTCGCCAATGACTTCACCAACCCGTTGGTGAAGGTGTATGAAAACGTGTTCATCATCACGACGTCCCAAGCGTCTTGGTTGCAATTCGCGTTCTACACTGGCTACTTCTGCATGGCGTTACCGGCCGTGTTCTTCATTCGCAAGTTTTCGTACAAAGCCGCGATCATGGTCGGCTTTGCCTTCTATGCGATCGGTGCGTTGCTAGCGGTACCGGCGGCATCGACGGCAACGTTCGGGCTGTTTTTGTTGGGCTCGTACATTTTGACCTACGGCTTGGCGTTTTTGGAAACCGCCTGCAACCCCTACATCTTGGCGATGGGCCCCAAAGAAACCGCGACCCAGCGATTGAACTTGGCCCAGGCGTTCAATCCAATCGGCTCGTTGGTCGGCATGTCCGTGGCCACGCTCGTCTTGGCCCCGCAATTGATGACCGGTGACTTTCGCACCAAACTCGGTGAGGGAAACCCTGAATACACCCAGCACTTGGTGCTCGATGCCGACGCCGCAGCGGACGCCACCAAGACGCTTGCGGACGGCAACGTCGTCAAGGTCTATACCGAGTTGCCGGACTTCAAGTCCGAAGTCGGTGCCTTGGATGGAGCGGTCCCCAACGCGATGAAGAGCTACCGCGTCAACGATCCCGAAGGCTTCCAAGCAATGCAAAGCGCCGACCTGCACAGCGTCAAAAAGCCTTACATCATTGTCGCCGCCGTTGTCACCGTGTTCTTGTTGATCTTCTTTTTCGCGAAGATGCCTACCTTCAAGCAAGAAGAAGAGGACGCACCGTTTATGGAAATTGTGAGTCGCATCTTCAAACGGGCCAATTTCCGTGAAGGCGTGTTTGCACAAGCGTTTTATGTTGGTGCCCAAATTATGTGCTGGACGTTCATTGTCCACTACGGCATGGAACAAGTTGGCATCTCGCTGGGACAAGCCCAAGCCTGGAACATCATCGCGATGATCATCTTCCTATGCAGTCGCTGGGTTTGCACCGGTCTGTTGCGATTCATCAGCCCCGGCAAAATGCTGTTCGTGTTCGCACTGGGTGCTTTGGCATTCACAGTGGGTGCGATCACCTTGAAAGGCGATAACTTCACGATTGGGTTGCCAACGTTCCTGCACTCGCTAATCGGAACCGAACTGGTCGGCAACACCGGGCTCTTAAGCTTGGTCATGATTTCCGCTTGCATGTCGTTGATGTTCCCCACCATCTACGGCATCGCGTTGAGCGGAATGGCAGAGGAAGAATCAAAGCTCGGCTCGGCCTTCTTGATCATGTCGATCGTCGGTGGTGCGTTGCTCACCAAACTTCAGGGCGGCATGATCGACAACTATGGCATCCGCACTTCATTCTGGTTGCCCGCGATCTGCTTCGTGATGATTGCACTGTTCGGCTTCCGAACATTCATTCAGTTCGAAAAGCAACCGGCGCTGCCGAGCAAGTCGTAA
- a CDS encoding aldo/keto reductase produces MTTDTSKACVELPPILFGSSALGNLYQSLEDSVKTEIVANWFRYSPGIVAADSAGKYGAGLALEVMGKVFAELQIDPEKVLISNKLGWRRVPLTTPEPTFEPGAWCDLKYDAVQDISYDGILRCWEQGCELLAPYKPQLVSVHDPDEYLAAAKDDGDRQKRWDDILAAYQALGELRARGEVAAIGVGSKDWKVSQCLAGQFDLDWVMLATSLTIYSHPTELLEFVETLHQKNIAVINSAVFHAGFLTGGEFFDYRRVTGDTAEDQVLIQWRDRFREICQKHNVMPAEACVAFGMSPPGVVATALNSSRPGRIEQNVNLVKANPPQEFWSALKTAGLIASDFPYLG; encoded by the coding sequence ATGACCACTGATACCTCAAAAGCCTGTGTCGAACTGCCACCCATTTTGTTTGGTAGCAGCGCCCTGGGGAACCTCTATCAGTCCCTCGAAGACTCCGTCAAAACGGAAATTGTTGCGAACTGGTTTCGGTATTCGCCAGGCATCGTGGCCGCTGACTCCGCCGGTAAGTATGGCGCGGGGTTGGCTCTCGAAGTGATGGGGAAGGTGTTCGCGGAATTGCAGATTGATCCTGAAAAGGTTCTGATCAGCAACAAGCTAGGTTGGCGACGCGTCCCGCTGACCACGCCCGAACCGACGTTTGAGCCCGGAGCCTGGTGCGACTTAAAGTACGATGCGGTTCAAGACATTAGCTACGACGGAATCTTACGTTGCTGGGAACAAGGCTGCGAACTGCTTGCCCCCTACAAGCCACAACTGGTGTCCGTTCATGACCCAGATGAATACTTGGCCGCGGCGAAAGATGACGGCGACCGACAAAAACGCTGGGATGACATTTTGGCGGCGTACCAAGCTCTCGGGGAACTGCGGGCTCGCGGTGAAGTCGCGGCGATTGGGGTTGGCTCGAAAGACTGGAAAGTGTCGCAGTGTTTAGCTGGCCAGTTCGATCTCGACTGGGTGATGCTGGCGACCAGCCTGACGATCTATTCGCATCCCACCGAGCTGCTGGAATTTGTCGAGACGCTGCATCAAAAGAACATTGCAGTGATCAACTCGGCTGTCTTCCATGCTGGATTCCTGACCGGCGGCGAGTTCTTTGACTACCGCCGCGTGACGGGCGACACGGCTGAGGATCAAGTGCTGATCCAGTGGCGAGATCGCTTCCGTGAAATCTGTCAAAAGCACAACGTCATGCCAGCGGAAGCCTGCGTCGCGTTCGGCATGTCACCTCCCGGTGTCGTTGCGACGGCGCTCAACAGCAGTCGGCCTGGCCGCATCGAACAAAACGTGAACCTGGTCAAAGCCAACCCGCCGCAAGAGTTCTGGTCCGCACTGAAAACGGCCGGCCTGATCGCCAGCGACTTTCCGTACCTCGGCTAA
- a CDS encoding zinc-binding alcohol dehydrogenase family protein has product MKALQLEQPKTWKQIEIDEPDAPGPGEALVRIHRVGVCGTDLGGYLGKFPFFSYPRIPGHELGVEVLEVGPDVKNVQPGDRCSVEPYINCQKCYSCERGLTNCCEEHKTLGVMCDGGLTQRMILPARKLHLANNLTYEQSALVETLAIGCHAVDRAQVKEGETVLIIGAGPIGLSALEFVKVAGARPIVADLSQKRLDFVKTNMGVNDTILVAGDDSDIERLESLTDGRRADVVIDATGNNRSMAGALNMAAFGGRVVYVGITQSNLEFPHAPAMHRRELTLLASRNALSRDFARIIDLIEKGTINTDPWITHHAAFEEVADVFPTWVDPESGVIKAMIHVDG; this is encoded by the coding sequence ATGAAAGCTCTGCAACTCGAACAACCGAAGACCTGGAAACAGATCGAGATTGACGAGCCCGATGCTCCCGGCCCCGGCGAAGCCTTGGTGCGCATCCACCGAGTCGGCGTTTGCGGCACCGACCTGGGCGGCTACCTCGGCAAGTTCCCGTTCTTTTCCTACCCACGAATCCCGGGTCATGAACTGGGCGTTGAAGTGCTGGAAGTGGGCCCTGACGTCAAGAACGTTCAACCCGGCGATCGTTGTAGCGTGGAACCTTACATCAACTGCCAGAAATGTTACTCGTGCGAACGAGGCCTGACGAATTGCTGTGAAGAACACAAAACGCTGGGCGTGATGTGCGACGGTGGATTGACCCAACGGATGATCCTGCCCGCACGAAAGCTGCACCTCGCCAACAACCTGACTTACGAGCAATCCGCTTTGGTGGAAACGCTTGCGATTGGATGTCACGCGGTGGACCGAGCCCAAGTGAAAGAAGGCGAAACGGTTCTGATCATCGGTGCCGGGCCAATTGGCTTGTCGGCACTGGAGTTTGTCAAGGTTGCCGGAGCTCGCCCGATCGTTGCCGACCTTAGCCAGAAGCGATTGGATTTTGTGAAGACCAACATGGGCGTCAACGACACCATTTTGGTGGCCGGCGATGACTCGGACATTGAACGCCTTGAATCGTTGACCGACGGCCGCCGAGCCGATGTGGTGATTGATGCAACGGGTAACAACCGCAGCATGGCCGGGGCGCTGAACATGGCGGCTTTCGGTGGACGCGTTGTGTACGTGGGGATCACCCAGTCCAACTTGGAATTCCCACACGCACCGGCGATGCACCGTCGGGAACTGACGCTGTTGGCCAGCCGCAATGCACTGTCCCGCGACTTCGCCCGGATCATTGATTTGATCGAAAAGGGAACCATCAACACCGACCCTTGGATCACACACCACGCTGCGTTTGAAGAGGTCGCCGATGTCTTCCCAACTTGGGTTGATCCGGAAAGCGGCGTGATCAAAGCAATGATCCACGTCGACGGTTAG
- a CDS encoding tagaturonate epimerase family protein produces the protein MLPIEKLTFGVGDRFAHQAGAQLQAFEQIAADGVDVTPVWNKSNREHTFVGSQPQSVYDAAEVAVQQRGWDKAWHVDADHIQLATVDAFLPCSDFFTIDVADSIGKPAAAADIAAFVDGHPELIGTLELEGLSAPLEVTREMVQAVAEQYLLAVQEAGKIYQHIIADKGADKTIAEISMDETDSPQTPPELLVILAAIADQNVPIQTIAPKFTGRFNKGVDYVGDLKQFEQEFNDDVAVIAHAVKTYGLPETLKLSVHSGSDKFSLYPIIHECLKRTGAGLHIKTAGTTWLEEIIGLSEAGGDGLALAKEIYAYALEHVEEFCAPYASVIDIDEAKLPSAETVNGWSGEELASAVRHIQGNPNFNPHMRQLLHVSFKVAAKHGDRYTGLLKANAEIVGREVTKNIYERHLRPLFLGSANPGQGGTV, from the coding sequence ATGCTCCCAATCGAAAAACTCACGTTCGGCGTCGGCGACCGTTTCGCCCATCAAGCCGGTGCACAATTGCAAGCCTTTGAACAGATCGCTGCCGATGGCGTGGACGTGACCCCAGTTTGGAACAAGTCCAACCGAGAGCATACCTTTGTGGGATCCCAGCCGCAAAGCGTTTACGACGCGGCTGAAGTCGCAGTTCAACAACGCGGATGGGACAAGGCTTGGCACGTCGATGCCGACCACATCCAGTTGGCGACCGTTGACGCTTTCCTGCCTTGCAGCGACTTCTTCACAATCGACGTGGCGGATTCGATCGGCAAGCCCGCCGCTGCCGCCGATATCGCAGCCTTCGTTGACGGTCACCCCGAATTGATCGGCACGCTTGAGCTGGAAGGCCTTTCGGCTCCCCTCGAAGTGACCCGAGAAATGGTGCAAGCCGTCGCGGAACAATACCTGTTGGCCGTTCAAGAAGCGGGCAAGATTTATCAACACATCATCGCCGACAAGGGTGCTGACAAAACCATCGCTGAAATCTCGATGGACGAAACCGATTCGCCGCAAACGCCACCCGAGTTGCTGGTGATCTTGGCAGCCATCGCTGACCAAAACGTGCCGATTCAAACCATTGCACCGAAATTCACCGGTCGCTTCAACAAGGGCGTTGACTATGTCGGCGACTTGAAGCAGTTCGAACAAGAGTTCAACGACGACGTGGCCGTGATCGCTCACGCGGTCAAGACTTACGGTCTTCCTGAAACGCTGAAGTTGAGCGTTCACAGTGGCAGTGACAAGTTCAGCTTGTATCCAATCATTCACGAGTGCCTGAAACGCACCGGTGCTGGCTTGCACATCAAGACCGCTGGCACGACCTGGTTGGAAGAGATCATTGGCTTGTCCGAAGCAGGTGGCGATGGACTGGCTTTGGCAAAAGAAATCTACGCTTACGCTTTGGAACACGTCGAGGAATTCTGTGCTCCTTACGCCAGCGTGATTGACATTGACGAAGCCAAGCTACCCAGCGCTGAAACCGTCAACGGTTGGTCTGGCGAAGAACTGGCCAGCGCCGTTCGCCACATCCAGGGCAATCCAAATTTCAACCCTCACATGCGACAACTGTTGCATGTGTCGTTTAAGGTCGCGGCCAAGCACGGCGACCGTTACACCGGATTGCTAAAGGCGAACGCAGAAATCGTTGGCCGCGAAGTCACCAAGAACATCTACGAACGACACCTTCGACCGCTGTTCTTGGGATCGGCAAACCCAGGACAAGGAGGAACGGTTTGA
- a CDS encoding helix-turn-helix transcriptional regulator, which translates to MQNLNQDESEPIQSGAEPDFVSDQVTEAKRYYLDLNPSPKDPLVVVCGGVERTRLDYEIDRQRFAYYGLEFVAEGQGDLTLGGEEYPLSSGSLFAYGPLTPHRIASRPPDRMRKYFVDIAGSEAKSLLEEAGLLDGKPLRAPRAHEMVELFDMLDREASGDADCASEICAQVLRLILTKIRLGCLAECPTMPRAYSTYERVREYLDVNFLTIHTIEEAAKQCDLTPIHLSRLFRRFGGMGAYQFLLRRKMDRAAELLLEENMLVKDVAEQLGFSDAFQFSRAFKRVHGLPPKQLVMSRKLSSVNGDD; encoded by the coding sequence TTGCAAAACTTAAACCAAGACGAAAGCGAACCGATCCAGTCCGGTGCCGAGCCTGACTTCGTTTCCGATCAGGTAACCGAGGCGAAGCGATACTACCTGGATTTGAACCCTTCCCCGAAAGACCCGCTGGTTGTGGTGTGTGGAGGGGTCGAGCGGACTCGTTTGGACTATGAAATCGATCGTCAGCGATTTGCTTACTACGGACTGGAGTTCGTCGCCGAAGGCCAAGGTGACCTAACCCTGGGCGGCGAAGAGTACCCTTTGTCTTCCGGAAGCCTGTTTGCGTATGGCCCTCTGACGCCGCACCGGATTGCAAGTCGTCCACCGGACCGCATGCGTAAGTACTTCGTCGACATTGCGGGCAGCGAAGCGAAGTCGCTGTTGGAGGAAGCCGGGTTGCTAGACGGCAAACCGTTGCGTGCGCCGCGAGCACACGAGATGGTCGAGTTGTTCGACATGTTGGACCGTGAAGCCAGCGGCGACGCGGATTGTGCCAGCGAAATCTGCGCCCAAGTGTTGAGGCTGATTTTGACCAAAATTCGGCTGGGGTGTTTGGCGGAATGCCCCACCATGCCCCGCGCTTATTCAACATACGAAAGGGTGCGAGAATACTTGGATGTCAATTTTTTGACCATCCACACGATCGAGGAAGCAGCCAAGCAGTGTGACCTCACTCCAATTCACTTGTCTCGATTGTTTCGCCGGTTCGGTGGAATGGGCGCGTACCAATTCTTGCTTCGCCGAAAGATGGACCGGGCCGCGGAATTGTTGTTGGAAGAAAACATGCTGGTCAAAGACGTCGCGGAGCAGCTTGGCTTTTCCGACGCGTTTCAGTTTTCGCGAGCGTTCAAGCGAGTCCACGGATTACCGCCAAAGCAATTGGTGATGTCTCGCAAGTTGTCCAGCGTCAACGGTGATGACTGA
- a CDS encoding sulfatase family protein gives MSFKLSLSVSMYVGVAGLLLTLASSAVKGAEPQVSGAQSSGAQPSESQPAGASRPNVLYIMSDDHAAHGISAYGGRFAEVAPTPNIDRLAKEGTLFSNAFCTNSICSPSRACVLTGQYDHTNGAFDLDGRVDPGKQMLAIEMGKAGYQTAMIGKWHLKAEPADFDYYCVLPGQGHYHNPEFRVRGDKPWGKNLIKFPGMHSTDAITDLTLDWLQDGWDQDKPFFLMHHYKAPHDYFDNAPRYETYLADVDIPEPETLWSRDERFGSIATRGDNDELLPHIGTSIGPRNPRRSYLGDLPKLYPNEFPADFDPKNYSAEENTRLAYNAYLKKYLRCIKGIDDNLGRLFAHLEETGQLDNTIIIYTGDQGFMLGEHDYQDKRWMYEESQRMPLLVRYPKTIPAGQKLDAIVENVDFGPTMLDFASAPIPDSVQGRSLKSMLETGQAPSDWKEEAYYRYWMHMAHHDNPAHVGIRTKTHKLIYYYGCNYDGGYQTPPGWELYDLENDPHETINLYSNPEHAGLVADLKKRLEATRQRVGDDGSHFPACEEVIQEFWDYDEDDRAKAREISHQYLKRRTAELEAGKRNVRTFHGK, from the coding sequence ATGAGTTTCAAGTTGAGTTTGTCTGTCTCTATGTATGTCGGTGTAGCGGGTTTGCTGCTCACGCTGGCAAGTTCGGCTGTTAAGGGGGCTGAGCCTCAGGTTTCGGGGGCCCAGAGCTCGGGGGCCCAGCCTTCCGAATCTCAGCCAGCGGGCGCCAGCCGTCCGAACGTGCTTTACATCATGTCCGATGATCATGCCGCACATGGCATCTCGGCCTATGGCGGTCGCTTCGCCGAGGTCGCTCCCACGCCCAACATTGATCGTCTGGCGAAAGAGGGGACCTTGTTCTCCAACGCGTTCTGCACCAACTCGATTTGCTCACCATCGCGTGCGTGCGTTTTGACTGGCCAGTACGACCATACCAATGGCGCTTTTGACTTGGACGGTCGGGTTGATCCCGGCAAGCAGATGCTGGCGATTGAGATGGGCAAGGCCGGCTATCAAACCGCGATGATCGGCAAGTGGCACTTGAAGGCGGAACCGGCCGACTTCGACTATTACTGCGTCTTGCCCGGACAAGGTCACTATCACAATCCAGAGTTCCGCGTTCGCGGCGATAAGCCGTGGGGCAAGAATTTGATCAAGTTCCCCGGCATGCACTCCACCGATGCAATCACTGACCTGACGTTGGACTGGTTGCAAGACGGTTGGGACCAAGACAAGCCGTTCTTCTTGATGCATCACTACAAGGCACCGCACGACTACTTTGATAACGCTCCGCGATACGAAACGTATTTGGCCGACGTGGATATTCCCGAGCCCGAAACGTTGTGGTCGCGAGACGAACGTTTTGGATCGATCGCCACGCGAGGCGACAACGACGAATTGTTGCCCCACATCGGCACCTCCATCGGCCCCCGCAATCCTCGTCGGTCCTACCTTGGCGACTTGCCTAAGTTGTACCCCAACGAATTTCCTGCGGACTTTGATCCTAAGAACTACAGCGCCGAAGAGAACACGCGTCTGGCGTACAACGCTTATTTGAAGAAGTACCTGCGTTGCATCAAGGGAATCGACGACAACCTAGGCCGATTGTTTGCGCACCTCGAAGAGACCGGCCAGCTTGATAACACCATCATCATTTACACCGGTGACCAAGGCTTCATGCTGGGCGAACATGACTATCAAGACAAACGCTGGATGTACGAAGAGTCGCAACGGATGCCGCTATTGGTCCGTTACCCCAAGACCATTCCAGCTGGGCAAAAGCTCGACGCCATTGTTGAGAACGTTGACTTCGGTCCGACCATGTTGGACTTCGCGTCGGCGCCCATTCCAGATTCCGTTCAGGGGCGTTCGTTGAAATCGATGCTTGAAACCGGACAAGCACCCAGCGACTGGAAAGAGGAAGCTTACTACCGGTATTGGATGCACATGGCGCACCACGACAACCCTGCGCATGTTGGGATTCGAACCAAGACGCACAAGTTGATTTACTACTATGGATGCAACTACGACGGCGGCTATCAAACACCCCCGGGCTGGGAACTGTACGATCTGGAAAACGATCCCCACGAAACGATCAACCTGTACAGCAATCCGGAGCACGCCGGTCTTGTTGCCGATTTGAAGAAACGGCTCGAAGCCACGCGTCAACGAGTGGGTGACGATGGTTCCCACTTCCCCGCCTGCGAAGAAGTGATCCAAGAGTTCTGGGACTACGACGAAGACGACCGGGCGAAGGCTCGTGAGATTTCACACCAGTACCTGAAGCGGCGAACGGCTGAACTGGAAGCCGGTAAGCGGAACGTGCGAACGTTCCACGGGAAGTAG
- a CDS encoding peptidylprolyl isomerase, giving the protein MATASARHILVELEEVADDLKEQIERGMDFGEVAAEFSSCPSGKQGGDLGSFSPGQMVKEFDQVVFSGELNKVHGPIETEFGYHLIEITSRVD; this is encoded by the coding sequence ATGGCCACAGCGAGCGCCCGCCACATTCTTGTTGAACTTGAAGAAGTCGCCGATGACTTGAAAGAACAAATTGAACGCGGCATGGACTTCGGTGAAGTCGCAGCTGAATTCTCTTCCTGCCCATCCGGCAAACAGGGCGGGGACCTCGGTTCGTTCAGCCCCGGACAAATGGTGAAGGAATTTGACCAGGTTGTCTTCAGCGGTGAACTGAACAAGGTCCACGGCCCGATTGAAACCGAGTTCGGCTACCACTTGATCGAGATCACCAGTCGAGTCGACTGA
- a CDS encoding dienelactone hydrolase family protein translates to MRIQPLSSVNLDTPSGPMHTHLFRPDGPGKYPGVVLFAEIYQMTGPIARTAAMIAGHGFLVAVPDVYHEFTEPGEAFAYDKPGTDRGNALKTTKELASYDADARAVIDFFANDSGCTGRVGSVGICLGGHLAFRAAMNPEVETGVCFYATDIHKGSLGKGMSDDTLARIPEIKGDMMMVWGRQDPHIPNEGRRVIYDAMTEADTRFTWHEFNGEHAFMRDEGHRYDPALAQLLNSMACAQFTSCLK, encoded by the coding sequence ATGCGAATCCAGCCCCTTTCGTCAGTCAATCTTGATACGCCGTCCGGTCCGATGCACACCCACCTGTTCCGCCCGGATGGGCCGGGCAAGTATCCCGGTGTGGTGTTGTTTGCCGAGATCTACCAGATGACGGGACCGATCGCGCGAACCGCCGCAATGATCGCCGGACACGGGTTCTTGGTCGCCGTTCCCGACGTGTATCACGAGTTCACTGAACCGGGCGAGGCGTTTGCCTACGATAAGCCGGGGACGGATCGTGGCAACGCTTTGAAGACCACGAAAGAACTTGCCAGCTATGACGCGGACGCACGGGCGGTGATTGATTTCTTCGCGAATGATTCTGGGTGCACCGGTCGCGTCGGTTCCGTAGGGATTTGCTTGGGAGGACACTTGGCGTTTCGTGCCGCGATGAATCCGGAAGTCGAAACAGGGGTTTGTTTTTATGCAACGGACATTCACAAAGGCAGCCTAGGGAAAGGCATGTCGGATGACACGCTCGCTCGTATTCCTGAAATCAAGGGCGACATGATGATGGTTTGGGGCCGGCAAGATCCACACATCCCCAATGAGGGCCGCCGTGTGATCTACGATGCCATGACCGAGGCCGATACTCGGTTCACTTGGCATGAGTTCAACGGCGAGCACGCCTTCATGCGTGACGAAGGGCATCGCTACGATCCGGCGCTCGCACAATTGTTGAATTCGATGGCTTGCGCCCAGTTCACGAGTTGCTTGAAGTAG
- a CDS encoding ATP-grasp domain-containing protein, with protein MKWRDTLLLTRCRLQRKPAVLFSRKVEWNRVIEQTLSHYVPFCSEFYKVNLRRFDILLPLKISDAVHFNKHHRQLHGKKAIVPRTDVIELCNDKLTLCERLSQLGFDRYLPVSGDHLDYPFVLKQRVSAFGKGTYIVDGPVREREARTLLNGEPAFKQELVQGDQEYATHVIMAKGRAVFSGTCRYHFPTDAYVKGQYCRPMKRNVLPCSPHIELFEKMLRAIDYEGFCCIDYKMDGEKPRLLEINPRFGETMLLFINEALPVYQAAILNYEKAELCAV; from the coding sequence ATGAAATGGCGTGACACCTTGCTACTGACCCGATGCCGACTGCAACGAAAGCCGGCGGTATTGTTTTCACGCAAGGTGGAATGGAACCGGGTAATCGAGCAGACGTTATCGCATTATGTTCCGTTTTGTAGCGAATTTTATAAAGTCAATTTGCGGCGGTTCGATATTCTGCTTCCGCTGAAAATCTCCGACGCGGTGCACTTCAACAAGCACCATCGCCAGTTGCATGGGAAGAAGGCGATCGTGCCTCGCACCGACGTGATTGAGCTTTGCAATGATAAGTTGACATTGTGCGAGCGACTTTCACAGCTTGGCTTTGATCGGTATTTACCCGTCAGCGGTGATCATCTGGATTACCCCTTCGTCTTGAAGCAGCGAGTTTCCGCGTTCGGCAAGGGAACTTATATCGTCGACGGGCCGGTTCGTGAGCGTGAAGCTCGAACGCTTTTAAACGGTGAGCCAGCTTTCAAGCAAGAGCTGGTTCAAGGTGACCAAGAGTATGCGACTCACGTCATCATGGCGAAGGGCCGCGCCGTTTTCAGCGGAACGTGCCGATACCATTTTCCGACCGATGCCTATGTGAAGGGGCAGTATTGTCGGCCGATGAAACGTAACGTGTTGCCGTGTTCGCCTCATATCGAGCTGTTTGAAAAAATGCTGCGGGCGATCGACTACGAAGGCTTCTGTTGCATCGACTACAAAATGGATGGCGAAAAGCCAAGGCTGCTGGAAATCAATCCGCGTTTTGGTGAGACGATGCTGTTGTTCATCAACGAGGCTTTGCCGGTCTATCAGGCGGCCATCTTGAATTATGAAAAAGCTGAACTCTGTGCCGTGTAG